CGACGCCGGCAGCTGGACTGATTCGAGCAGCTCACCGACGCGCTTGCGCAACTGGGCCGGGCTTGGCTTCGTGTGGATGACCATGGGTTCGGCAATGCAGTCCCCGATGGTCAGCTGCGGGTTGAAGGACGCTGCCGGGTCCTGGAACACGAAGCCGATGTCCTTCCGGAGCGGCTTGAAGGTGCGTTCCCTAAGGTTCAGCATCTCGTAGCCCAGCACCTTGAGGCTGCCGCCGGTGGTCCTGTTGAGGCCGGCGATTGCGCGGCCGATGGTGGTCTTCCCCGATCCGGACTCCCCCACCAGCCCGAAGACCTCGCCCCTGGACAGGGTGAAACTGACGCCATCCACAGCCTTGAACGCCGGCGTTCCCAGCCTGCCGGGGTATTCGATGGTGAGGTTCCTGGCCTCCACCAGGACTTCCTCATCCTGGTGGGCCCGCCCTGTCAGGCCCTCCGACGCCGAGTTGTGACCCAGGTGCGGCACGGCCGCGAGCAGTTTCCGGGTGTAGTCCTGCTTGGGTTCAGCGAACAAGGTGCGGGCCGGCGCCTCCTCCACGACATCGCCCTGGTACATGACCACAACGCGGTCGGCAAGGTCCGCCACCACCCCCATGTTGTGGGTGATGAGCACAATGGACGTGCCGTACTTGTCCCGCAGGTCCCGCAGCAATTCCAGGATCTCTGCCTGGACCGTGACATCGAGGGCCGTAGTTGGCTCGTCGGCGACGATCAGCTCCGGATTCAGCGCCAGCGCCGCGGCGATGACCACCCGCTGCTTCTGTCCTCCCGAGAACTGGTGGGGGTAGTAGTTGACGCGGTGTTCGGGGTCGGGGATGCCCACCTTGCGGAGCGCGTCGATGGCGCGGGACCTGGCATCCCTGGCCGAAACCCGCTTTCCGCCGCTGCCGGCGTGTGCGCGAATGCCTTCGGCGATCTGCCAGCCCACGGTGAACACCGGGTTCAGGGCCGTTGAAGGTTCCTGGAACACCATGGCTACGTCGCGGCCCCGGATCTGGCGCAGTGTGGCGGCACTGACGCTGATCACGTCAGCGCCGTTGATCACCACTGCCCCGGAACTGCTGGCTGTTTCCGGAAGCAGGCCCAGGATGGTCTTGGCGGTCACCGTCTTGCCGGACCCCGATTCCCCCACGATGGCCAGCACTTCCCCCTTCCGGACCTCCAGGCTGACGTCCTTGACGGCATGGACCGGGCCGCCGTCGGTGGCGAAGGTGACCTGGAGGTGGTCGATGTCAAGGACCGGACGGCCGCCGCCGGACTCGTGGCCGGAGCCGGCCCCGGACGACGGATCGATGTTGACGGTCATGATGCCCTCACTTCTGTTGCGATGGCGGCGGTGTCCACCGGCGCGGGCGAACTGCCGCCCGTGCTCTTGCGGCCCCGGAGCCGCGGATCGTTCAGGTCGTTGATGCTCTCGCCCACCAGAGTCAGGCCCACCACGGTGAGTACAATCGCCAGGCCCGGGAACAGGCCGGTCCACCAGATGCCGGAGGTGGTGTCGGCGAGCGCCTTGTTGAGGTCGAAGCCCCATTCAGCCGCCGAGCTCGGCTCGATGCCGAAGCCCAGGAACCCCAGCCCGGCTAGGGTCAGGATGGCCTCGGAAGCGTTGAGGGTGAAGATCAGCGGCAGGGTGCGGGTGGCGTTGCGGTAGATATGGCGGGTCATGATGCGGATGTTGGAAGCGCCCACCACTTTGGCCGACTCCACGAACGGCTCGGCCTTGAGCCGGACCGTCTCCGCCCTGATCACCCGGAAATACTGCGGAATGAACACCAGTGTGATCGCGGTGCCGGCAGCGAAGATGCCGCCAAGCAGGCTGGACTGGCCGCCGCTGATGACAATGGCCATGACAATGGCAACCAGCAGGGACGGAAAGGCGTACACGGCGTCGGCGATGACCACCAGGATCCGGTCGAGCCACCCGCCAAGGTAGCCGCTGACGAGGCCGAGGGCAACACCCAGGACGATGGACATGGCAACGGCGACCACGATCACCAGGATGGCCGTCTGCGCTCCCCAGACGACACGGGACAGGACGTCGTAACCGCCCACGGTTGTGCCCAGAAGGTGCTTGCCTCCGGGGGCCTCCTGCGTGGGGAAGTTGCCGTCGGCGTCGGAAAGCTGGGAGAAGCCGTAGGGTGCCAGCAGCGGCGCGAAGATCGCTGTCAGGACGAAGATGCCGGTGAGGATCAGGCCGGCCACCAGCATGCCGCGCTGGAGGCCCACGCTCTTGTTGAAGTGGGAAACCACCGGCAGGCGCCGGTACCAGGGTGCCCTGGGATTTTCCATGGGGACGGGAACAGTTGGGATGTTCATGCTCAGTACCTCACGCGGGGATCGATCAGCGCGGCAATAATGTCCACGATGAAGTTGGTCATGGCCACGATGATGGCGAGCAGGACCACGATTCCCTGCACAGCCACGAAGTCCCGCGCGGTGAGGTAGTTGGCCAGCTGGAATCCCAGGCCTTTCCATTCGAACGTCTTCTCGGTCAGTACCGCGCCGCCAAGCATGACGGCTATCTGCAAGCCCATCACCGTGATGATGGGGATGAGCGCTGGCTTGTAGGCGTGCTTGGTGACCAGGCGGTATTCGCTGACTCCCCTGGACCGCCCCGCCTCTATGTAGTCCCTGCCCAGGGTGCCGATGACGTTGGTCCGGACCAGGCGGAGGAAGATCCCTGCCGTCAGCAGTCCCAGTGCCACCGCAGGCAGGACCGCATGCGCCAGGACGTCTCCGAGCGCGGCCATGTTGCCGCTCCGCAGGGCATCGAGCCAATAGATCCCGGTGGGGGCCTGGAGCGAGGTCAGGGCGAGTTCGCTGGAGGTCTTGGCCCGCCCGGCCACCGGCAGCCACCCGAGCCAGACAGAGAAGGTCAGCTTCAGGAGCATGCCGGCGAAGAACACGGGCGTTGCGTAGCAAAGAATGGCGAAAACCCGCAGGACGGCGTCCGGCGCCTTGTCCCGGCGGTGGGCCGCCACCATGCCCAGGGGGATGCCCACCAGGAGGGCAACGAGGAGTGCGTTGATGCTCAGTTCCAGGGTGGCTGAGCCGTACGTGGTCAGCATTTCGACGACGGCACGGTTATCCGTGAGCGTGCGGCCGAAGTTGCCGGTGGCCAGCTGGCCGAGGTACTCGAAGTACTGGACCAGGATGGGCCGGTCGTAGCCGGCAGCCTGGATCCGCGCCTGGAGCTGGTCCTCGGGCAGGCGGCCGCCCATGGCCGCGGTGATAGGGTCCCCCGTGATCCGCATCAGGAAGAAGACCATGGTCACCAGAATGAAGATGGTGGGGAAAATCAGCAGGAAACGGATCAGGATGTATTGTCCCAGTCCCCCGCCGGCGGACTTCTTGGCGGCCGGAAGCAGTCCGTCCGCGTCTGTTGGCGGCGCGTCGATCAATGTAGTCATGGTGCCTCAGGTTGTTGTTGCGGTGCCTGCGGTGGGCATGCACCCGGTTCCCGACCAGCAGAGGGGGCGGGGCACGCGCACCTGAGCAGGCGCACCGTGTCCCGCCCCCTCTTAGGCCGGAGCCGGATTGTTCGGGGGCCTACTTGGACATCACGCCAAGACGGGTCTTGAACGACGCGTCCAGGGTCTTCTCGATTCCCTTGACATCCGTGCCGGCCACCATGACCTGGGCGCCCTGCAGCAGCGGAAGCGTTGAGAGGTCCTTTGCGATGGCCTCCTGGGCCTGGCCCAGGAGATCGCTGCGTTCCGCCTTGTCCGTGGTGACGAGCTGCTTCTTGACGATCTCCGTGACTGCGGGATTTTCGTAGTGGTTGCCGAGGAAGTTGCCCGGAATGAAGAACGGGGTCAGGTAGTTGTCCGCGTCCGAGTAGTCCGGGAACCAGCCCAGCTGGTAGACAGGGTAGGCGTCCGCACGGCGCTCCTTGGTGTACGTAGTCCATTCCGTGGACTTCAGGTCAACGGTGAAGAGACCGGACTTCTCGAGCTGCTCCTTGACCAGCGCGTACTCGTCGGCAGCTGAGGTACCGTAGCGGTCCGTGTACTGCAGTTTCAGGTCCACCACGGAGGTGACGCCGGCGTCAGCCAGGACCTTCTTGGCCTTGTCTACGCTTGGCTTGCCGTTTCCGTCGCCGTACAGGCTCTTCAGCGGTTCCGCTGCTCCTTCGAATTCCTTGGGGACGTAGGAATAGACAGGGGTGTAGGTGTTCTTGAAGACCTGGGAAGCGATAACGTCGCGGTCAACGAGGTGTGCTATCGCCTGGCGCACGGCCCGCGACTTCGCGGGGTCGGCTTCGGGAGTCTTCGCGCCGAACGGCATGGTGTCGAAGTTGAAGACCATGTAGCGCAGTTCCCCGCCGGGGCCCTTGTGGACCTTGACCTTGGAGTCCTTTTCCAGGTCGGCCACGTCGGTTGCCGTGAGGATGCGGCCTGCAACGTCAATGTTGCCCTGCTGGACGTCGAGTTTCAGGTTGTTCGGGTCGGCGTAGTGCTTGAGCGTGGCGCCGCCGTTGGCTGCCTTGCCAAGGAGGCCCTGGTAGTCCGGGTTGGGCTTGAAGCTGACCAGTTCGTTCTTTTTGTAGCTTTCAATGGTGTACTGGCCGGCGAAGGGCTTTGCGGCGACGATGGCGTCGTCGTCCATGATCTTGTCCGCCGGGAAGACCTGCTCGTCCACGATCGGCCCGGGGTTCGAGGCCAGGACGCCAGGGAACACCTGGTCATTTCCGGCCGCAAGGGTGAACACCACGGTGTTGGCGTCCGTCGCCTCGATTTTTTCCATGTTCGAAAGCAGTGAGGCCGGGCCGTTGGGATCGTCAATGGCCTTGACCCGCTTGAAGGAGAACACCACGTCCGAGGAATCCAGCGTATTGCCGTTGGCGAACTTCAGGCCGGGCTTCAGCTTGACCGTGTACTCGGTGGAGCTGGTGAAGGAGGCGGACTCGGCGATGTCCGGCGCGGCGTCGGCAGTGCCGGGCTTGTAGTTGAGCAGGAACGGATAGATCTGGTTCATCACCATGAAGGATCCGCCGTCATAGGATCCGGCGGGATCGAGGGTGACCACCTTGTCCGTGGTGCCGTAGGTGATGGCACCGCCCCCTGCCTCCCCGGTTGAGGTTCCGCCGCCGCCTGAGGGGCCCGTGCAGGCAGTCAGTGCGAGTGCGGAGATGCCTGCGAGCGCGATTGCGCCATGCAGTGCTTTGTTGCTCTTCGTCATCCGTGAACTTTCTGTTCGATGAGTGCGCGCCCGCCGACCGCTGATGGGTACGTGTGTCCAGGCGGAAGCGCGCGGTGCTGATGGCTAGATTCAATCAGAGAGTCAACCCTCAGACGCGGCTATTTTGTGAGTTGAGACACAAAATTTACCTGAATGGGCCGCGGCCTCCCGCCATGGCGCACACAAGAAAGAACACCGCCCCGGCGGAACCGGGACGGTGCTCGAAGTCGATGGCCTAGAGTGCGGCGCGCTGAAGGGAGCGGGCGGCGTCGATCGTGGCCTGGCCCAGCACGCGGCTGCCCTGGTACAGGACTATCGTCTGGCCGGGGGCCACTCCGCGCAGCGGAGTGGTGAGCCGGACGACAAGCTGGCCTCCGCCCTCTTCCGTGTCCTGGCCGGCCGGCTCCATGCGTGCCGTGGCAGCAACGGGATCGCCGTGCGCACGCACCTGGGCGTGGCATGCGAACTCCCCGCCGGTTCCCACTTCAGCGATGGGCAGCCCGGCCCAGGACACCTTGATGCCGCGGATCTCGTCAATCGCCAGCAGCGCCTCAGGGCCTACCACAACCTTGTTCTCCTTGGGCCGGATCTCAAGGACGAACCGCGGCTTGCCGTCGGCGGCAGGCGTGCCCAGCTTCAGTCCTCGGCGCTGGCCCACGGTGAAGGCGTTGGCGCCAGGATGTTCACCTACCTTGCTGCCCGTTTCATCCACGATGTCCCCGGTGGACATGTCGATCTTTTCCGCCAGCCATCCGGCGGTGTCGCCGTCGGGGATGAAGCAGATGTCGTGGCTGTCCGGCTTGTTGGCGACGGACAGGCCGCGCCGCTCGGCCTCTGCACGCACTTCAGCCTTGGACGGTGTGTCAGCGAGCGGGAACATTGAGTGCTTGAGCTGCTCGTGCGTCAGGACGCCCAGGACGTAGCTCTGGTCCTTGGCCCAGTCAGCTGCGCGGTGGAGTTCGCGGTTGCCGTCAGCGTCCTCGATCACCTTGGCATAGTGTCCCGTGCACACGGCGTCGAAGCCCAGTGCTATGGCCTTCTCCAGCAGTGCCGCGAACTTGATCCGCTCGTTGCAGCGCATGCAGGGGTTGGGCGTCCGGCCGGCGGCATACTCATCGATGAAGTCCTGGACGACGTCTTCCTTGAACCGCTCGGAGAAATCCCAGACGTAGTACGGAATGCCCAGCACATCGCAGGCGCGCCAGGCGTCACGGGAGTCTTCAATGGTGCAGCAGCCCCGGCTTCCGGTGCGCAGCGTTCCGGGCATGCGGGACAACGCCAGGTGCACGCCGACGACGTCGTGCCCTGCCTCGACGGCGCGGGCGGCGGCAACGGCGGAGTCGACTCCGCCGCTCATGGCTGCTAGAACTCGCATGTTTGCTTTCTGTTGGGGTACTTCCGGCTCCGGGGCCGAACTGCCGGAGGCTGGCCTAAAAGGCGGGCAGCCAGCCGGAAACGATCTTCGCCTATCTATTCTACGGCGGTGTCAATTCGACGGGCGCGGGTAACGCTCCCGTCATTCTTGGACCGAGACCCGGCGGGCCAGGGTTCCTGCGGTCTGGATAGTGGATTCATGTCCCGCCATGCCCGCCTGCCGCGCCCGTGCATAGGCTCCGGGGAGCGCGGCCAGCAGCGCATCGACGTCGGCCTCCACGGATGCGTGGCCCAGGGTGAACCGCTGCGCTCCGCGCGCAGTCTCCTCGTCCAGGCCCATGGCCAGCAGGACGTGCGAAGGCCGCGGCACCCCTGCCGTGCACGCGGAACCCGTAGATGATTCCACCCCTGCCAGGTCCAGGAGGAACAGCAGGGAGTCCCCTTCGCAGCCGGGGAAGGTGAAGTGCGCGTTGCCGGGGAGCCGGCCGCTCCCGGGGGCACCCCGCAGGACGGCTTCCGGAACCTGTTCACGGACGCCGTCAATCAGCCGGTCGCGGAGGGCAGCGATCCGTGCCGATTCCTCCCCCAGGGTGGCCGCTGCCTTTTCCGCAGCCGCGGCGAAGGCCGCGATGGAGGCGGTGTCCAGCGTGCCGGAGCGGACGTCGCGTTCCTGGCCGCCACCGTGCTGGACGGGTGTCAGTTTCACCGCCCGCCCGAGCAGGAGGGCCCCTACCCCCACCGGTCCGCCGATTTTGTGCCCGGAGATTGACATCGCGTCCAGGCCGGAGGCCCTGAAGTCCACAGGGAGCGAACCGAATGCCTGTACCGCGTCCGAATGCACGGGCACCCCTGCGGCGTGGACCAGTTCCACGATCCGGCTGACAGGCTGGATGGTGCCCACCTCGTTGTTTGCCCACATGACCGTGGCCAGTGCAATAGTGTCCGGGTCACGGGCGAGTTCCGCTTCCAGCGCGGCCAGGTCCACAACCCCTTCGCTGTCCACGGGAAGCCATGCCACCTCGGCGCCTTCGTGCCGCTCCAGCCACTCCACCGTGTCCAGGACGGCATGGTGCTCGACGGCGGAACACAGGATGCGGCGCCGTGCAGGGTTTTCTGCCATCCGGGACCAGTAGAGGCCTTTGACGGCCAGGTTGTCGGACTCTGTGCCCCCGGAGGTGAAGATGACTTCCGAGGGATGGGCTCCCGCCGCAGCCGCAATTGCCTCCCGCGCGTCCTCCACGGCGCGGCGGGCGCGGCGGCCGGAGCCGTGCAGGGAGGAGGGGTTCCCGGTGCGCGCGAGCTCACGCGTCAAGGCAGCCAGCGCCTCGGGTGAGAGGGGCGTGGTTGCGGCATGGTCCAGGTAAACGGGCACCTCCCAATTCTACTGTCCATGCCTCCAGGCAGGAGCGGCTGCCCTTTGGGGCTGCTAGCCGGCCGGCGGGAGCACAGGCAGGAAACGCACGACGTCGGCCTTGGCCGCGGCGAGAGTGGCGGCGTCCGGGCAGGAGATGGAGACATAGACCGACGAGCCGGCAGTGCCGAATAGCCTGGCCAGCACAGCGGTTGCCCTGCCGCCCGGCTTCGCTGCCTGCTCCAGTGCCAGCACCTCCACCGTGCGCCCTGGCCCTTCCTGGGGCGCGCCCCACTGCAGGGTCTCCGTTTTCAGGTAGCCGGGGAGGATGGACGGATCAAGGTATTCGAAGAGGGCAATGGTCGATTCCCGGTCATCAGCCCGGGCAAGGGCGTTCTGGCTGGTGCGTGTCTTGGCGGCCACCAGGCATCCGTCCGCCTTGGTGTACCGGCTTTCGCCCGCGACGTTGCGGCTGCCGGCCTTCCAGCCCGGAGCTTCCTTGAGTCCATCCGAGATTCCAACCGGCACCCCCGGGGCCAGGGTGCCGCCGGCAGCAAAGGGCAGGTCTCGGCCGGCTACTGCCTCAGCGTCGTGGCCCGGCGTTATGGTGGGCGTCGCCACTGCGGGCGTGCTGGCCACAGGTTCCGGAACGGCCGGGTCCCGCACATCGATGCTGCAGCCGCCCGCGAGCAGGGCTGCCAGTGCTGCTGCCAGCAGCGGCACGGTCCGCCGCCCGGCCCCGCGGGCCGTTCCCGCCGTCGTCGGCATTTTCATTCCTACCCCAATGCATCCTGCGGCGGCCCGGACGGCCGCATGCACGAGTCTAGGGGCAGCGCAGCCCGGGCCAACATCCGGCGCCCGGGCGCCGTCACGCAGGGTCGGCGGGCCGCAGGGAACCCTGCAGGGCCGGAACCTCGTTGTCCAGGAAGGGCCGTTAAACTGTGCAGACCTGGCTACATGCGAAGACTGGCCGGATCAACCGAAGGATGGGTGCTTGACCGAGAGCAGCAGCTCGTATTACCAGGTGCTTCGCGTGCCGGTGACAGCCACGGAAAAGGAAATCAAGGTGGCCTACCGCCGGGCTGCCCGAACGGCCCACCCGGATCACGGGGGCGACGCCGCGGCATTCCGGCGGGTGACACGGGCCTATGAAACCCTCATCGACCCCATCCGCAGGAAAGCCTACGACCGCTCCTACGCCGCCGGCACTGTCCGCGGTGACGAGTCGGACAGGGAGCCGCACTTCGACGCCCCGCCGGCAGGCAGCCGCGCTTCTGCCACCGTGCACCGGCCAGGCAACGCCCGCAACACCGCCGGCGATCCCCCGGTCTACGTCCCGG
The Arthrobacter sp. PGP41 genome window above contains:
- a CDS encoding cysteine desulfurase family protein, coding for MPVYLDHAATTPLSPEALAALTRELARTGNPSSLHGSGRRARRAVEDAREAIAAAAGAHPSEVIFTSGGTESDNLAVKGLYWSRMAENPARRRILCSAVEHHAVLDTVEWLERHEGAEVAWLPVDSEGVVDLAALEAELARDPDTIALATVMWANNEVGTIQPVSRIVELVHAAGVPVHSDAVQAFGSLPVDFRASGLDAMSISGHKIGGPVGVGALLLGRAVKLTPVQHGGGQERDVRSGTLDTASIAAFAAAAEKAAATLGEESARIAALRDRLIDGVREQVPEAVLRGAPGSGRLPGNAHFTFPGCEGDSLLFLLDLAGVESSTGSACTAGVPRPSHVLLAMGLDEETARGAQRFTLGHASVEADVDALLAALPGAYARARQAGMAGHESTIQTAGTLARRVSVQE
- the mnmA gene encoding tRNA 2-thiouridine(34) synthase MnmA: MRVLAAMSGGVDSAVAAARAVEAGHDVVGVHLALSRMPGTLRTGSRGCCTIEDSRDAWRACDVLGIPYYVWDFSERFKEDVVQDFIDEYAAGRTPNPCMRCNERIKFAALLEKAIALGFDAVCTGHYAKVIEDADGNRELHRAADWAKDQSYVLGVLTHEQLKHSMFPLADTPSKAEVRAEAERRGLSVANKPDSHDICFIPDGDTAGWLAEKIDMSTGDIVDETGSKVGEHPGANAFTVGQRRGLKLGTPAADGKPRFVLEIRPKENKVVVGPEALLAIDEIRGIKVSWAGLPIAEVGTGGEFACHAQVRAHGDPVAATARMEPAGQDTEEGGGQLVVRLTTPLRGVAPGQTIVLYQGSRVLGQATIDAARSLQRAAL
- a CDS encoding ABC transporter substrate-binding protein, encoding MTKSNKALHGAIALAGISALALTACTGPSGGGGTSTGEAGGGAITYGTTDKVVTLDPAGSYDGGSFMVMNQIYPFLLNYKPGTADAAPDIAESASFTSSTEYTVKLKPGLKFANGNTLDSSDVVFSFKRVKAIDDPNGPASLLSNMEKIEATDANTVVFTLAAGNDQVFPGVLASNPGPIVDEQVFPADKIMDDDAIVAAKPFAGQYTIESYKKNELVSFKPNPDYQGLLGKAANGGATLKHYADPNNLKLDVQQGNIDVAGRILTATDVADLEKDSKVKVHKGPGGELRYMVFNFDTMPFGAKTPEADPAKSRAVRQAIAHLVDRDVIASQVFKNTYTPVYSYVPKEFEGAAEPLKSLYGDGNGKPSVDKAKKVLADAGVTSVVDLKLQYTDRYGTSAADEYALVKEQLEKSGLFTVDLKSTEWTTYTKERRADAYPVYQLGWFPDYSDADNYLTPFFIPGNFLGNHYENPAVTEIVKKQLVTTDKAERSDLLGQAQEAIAKDLSTLPLLQGAQVMVAGTDVKGIEKTLDASFKTRLGVMSK
- a CDS encoding ABC transporter permease gives rise to the protein MTTLIDAPPTDADGLLPAAKKSAGGGLGQYILIRFLLIFPTIFILVTMVFFLMRITGDPITAAMGGRLPEDQLQARIQAAGYDRPILVQYFEYLGQLATGNFGRTLTDNRAVVEMLTTYGSATLELSINALLVALLVGIPLGMVAAHRRDKAPDAVLRVFAILCYATPVFFAGMLLKLTFSVWLGWLPVAGRAKTSSELALTSLQAPTGIYWLDALRSGNMAALGDVLAHAVLPAVALGLLTAGIFLRLVRTNVIGTLGRDYIEAGRSRGVSEYRLVTKHAYKPALIPIITVMGLQIAVMLGGAVLTEKTFEWKGLGFQLANYLTARDFVAVQGIVVLLAIIVAMTNFIVDIIAALIDPRVRY
- a CDS encoding ABC transporter ATP-binding protein yields the protein MTVNIDPSSGAGSGHESGGGRPVLDIDHLQVTFATDGGPVHAVKDVSLEVRKGEVLAIVGESGSGKTVTAKTILGLLPETASSSGAVVINGADVISVSAATLRQIRGRDVAMVFQEPSTALNPVFTVGWQIAEGIRAHAGSGGKRVSARDARSRAIDALRKVGIPDPEHRVNYYPHQFSGGQKQRVVIAAALALNPELIVADEPTTALDVTVQAEILELLRDLRDKYGTSIVLITHNMGVVADLADRVVVMYQGDVVEEAPARTLFAEPKQDYTRKLLAAVPHLGHNSASEGLTGRAHQDEEVLVEARNLTIEYPGRLGTPAFKAVDGVSFTLSRGEVFGLVGESGSGKTTIGRAIAGLNRTTGGSLKVLGYEMLNLRERTFKPLRKDIGFVFQDPAASFNPQLTIGDCIAEPMVIHTKPSPAQLRKRVGELLESVQLPASYAGRYPHELSGGQRQRASLARALSLNPRLLIADEPTSALDVSVQAKVLELFKDIQREFGFACLFISHDLAVVDTLSSWVGVLYKGRLVEQGIGNQVMGNPQHDYTRRLIASLPVPDPEEQARRREEHRALLGI
- a CDS encoding ABC transporter permease, producing MNIPTVPVPMENPRAPWYRRLPVVSHFNKSVGLQRGMLVAGLILTGIFVLTAIFAPLLAPYGFSQLSDADGNFPTQEAPGGKHLLGTTVGGYDVLSRVVWGAQTAILVIVVAVAMSIVLGVALGLVSGYLGGWLDRILVVIADAVYAFPSLLVAIVMAIVISGGQSSLLGGIFAAGTAITLVFIPQYFRVIRAETVRLKAEPFVESAKVVGASNIRIMTRHIYRNATRTLPLIFTLNASEAILTLAGLGFLGFGIEPSSAAEWGFDLNKALADTTSGIWWTGLFPGLAIVLTVVGLTLVGESINDLNDPRLRGRKSTGGSSPAPVDTAAIATEVRAS